From the genome of Streptomyces sp. NBC_01260, one region includes:
- a CDS encoding TetR/AcrR family transcriptional regulator: MGRMPSAQRRRQLVEAAIRVMARDGVAKTTTRSVVAEAGVSLSVFHYCFDSKKELLEAVVDAISEHSESDVLTTLIRRPTLRETVRAGLQAYWDHVLANPGEHMLTYELTQYALREPGYEHLARRQYEGYLAAHTKAIRQLPSVLGVELTVPEPEAVRYLAALTDGLTLNFLVLGDEEKAGAVLDIVADQILTLVRE, translated from the coding sequence ATGGGGCGGATGCCGTCGGCGCAGCGGCGCAGGCAACTGGTCGAGGCGGCGATCCGGGTGATGGCCCGCGACGGTGTCGCGAAGACCACGACGCGGTCCGTCGTGGCGGAGGCGGGTGTTTCGCTGAGCGTTTTCCACTACTGCTTCGACTCCAAGAAGGAGTTGCTCGAAGCGGTGGTGGACGCCATCTCCGAGCACTCCGAGTCGGACGTCCTCACCACGCTCATCCGCAGACCCACCCTGCGCGAGACGGTCCGCGCCGGGCTCCAGGCGTACTGGGATCATGTGCTGGCCAATCCCGGCGAGCACATGCTGACGTACGAACTCACCCAGTACGCCCTGCGGGAGCCCGGCTACGAGCATCTCGCCCGGCGGCAGTACGAGGGCTATCTCGCGGCACACACGAAAGCGATCCGGCAACTCCCCTCGGTCCTCGGCGTGGAGTTGACGGTGCCCGAGCCCGAGGCCGTCAGGTATCTGGCCGCGCTGACCGACGGGCTCACCCTGAACTTCCTCGTGCTGGGTGACGAGGAGAAGGCGGGCGCCGTGCTGGACATCGTCGCGGACCAGATCCTGACGTTGGTGCGGGAGTAG